A region of the Chryseobacterium gotjawalense genome:
CTTTTTCGTCGTCAGATAAAGTTTCCAGTTTACCCAGTTCTTGTGCTTTTTCTTTTGCAGTGTCATACATTTCCTGCATTAAATCATCGGCATCGACCACGGTTCCTTCGCGGGATTTCATTTTGCCTGCCGGCAGTTCGACCATTCCATAAGAAAGATGAAAAAGGTTTTCTGCCCAGTCATAGCCTAGTTTTTTGAGAATTTTGAACAATACATCGAAGTGGTAATCCTGTTCGTTTCCTACGGTATAAATTAATTTCTGGATTGAATTTTCTTTGAAACGCTGAACGGCTGTTCCCAAATCCTGTGTCATGTAAACCGAAGTTCCATCGCCACGCAGCAATAATTTATGATCTAAACCTTCCTCAGAAAGATCGCACCAAACCGAGCCGTCTTCTTTTTTGTATAAAACGCCTTTATTTAATCCTTCCTGAATTAAGTCTTTTCCTAAAAGATAAGTGTCGCTTTCATACTGAACCTGATCGAAATCAACGCCCAGCCTTTTGTAGGTTTGCGAAAAACCGGCATATACCCAGGAATTCATTTCTGACCAAAGGTTTTTTACCGTTTCGTCACCTTTCTCCCAATCGAGAAGCATTTTTTGAGCTTCTAAAATGATCGGTGCCTGTTTTTTGGCTACTTCTTCTTCGTATCCTTTTTCGACTAATTCCGCAATTTCTTTTTTATACTCTTTGTCAAAAGCGACATAATAGTTGCCCACGAGTTTATCTCCTTTAAGGTGGGTAGATTCCGGGGTTTCGTTGGTTCCGGATTTCTGCCAGGCAAGCATCGATTTGCAGATATGAATTCCGCGGTCGTTGATGATCTGGGTTTTAATAACATGATAACCGTCTTCTTTTAAAATCTGTGCCACGGAATATCCTAAAAGGTTATTCCGGATATGACCAAGATGCAGGGGTTTATTGGTGTTTGGTGAAGAATATTCCACCATTACCGTTTGGTTTTTTGCTTCTTTTTTATCAAAATTCTCTTCGACCGAATGGAAATTCTCTAAGAAGAAATTATTCTTAATTTTTAAATTAAGAAATCCTTTAACCACATTATAGCTTTCGACGAAGTCTGACTGGGTGGTAAAAGCATCGCCTAATTCCATAGCAATAGTATCTGGACTTCTTTTTAAAATTTTGACCAGCGGAAAAGTAACAATGGTAAAGTCTCCTTCGAATTCAGATTTATTTTGCTGAACATCGAGGGTGATGTTATTTCTCTGATTCACATCATTAATTTGAAAAACGGTTTCGATGATTTCAGCAACTTTATTTTGGATGATTTCTTTAATGTTCATGGTTTTATTTTGAATGACAAATATACGGAAATAAAAAAACCACTCCGAGGAGTGGTTTAAGAAATATATACTTAAAAAAAGTATTCTATTTGTAGATAAACGGCGTTGTAGCATTTTTGGTAAATACTTCAGCCTGTGATACAACTGGAACATTAGCACTATTACTAGAATATTCAGCTGATGGATATAGAAGTCTCCAAGGTTTGTTAGCTTTAACTGTAGTTGTAGCTAGTGGAGTTTCTGGATAACCAGTTCTTAAGTAGTTGATGTAAGACTCGATTCCATTGTAATTCATTAAAGCAACCCATCTTTGATATTGGATAGCAGCAATTTTATTATCAACAGTTCCAGCCCATCCAACTTTAACTTTGGCTGCTGCGCTTGCGATATATGCGGTTGCTGCAGCATTTGCTGCTGTAGTATTAGCTGCCGCTGGATCAACTTGCGTATAATCAAAGATAAATGAATATCTGATTCCTTGTTCAAAATGAGCCTGATCTCCTGCAAATCCAGCATAACCTCTTAGAGCTGCTTCAGCTTGTAAGAATTCACTTTCTGAACGTAACATCAAGAATCCATTTGCACTAGCGCCACTTGCTGGAACAAAGTTTCCACCCAAGAATGAGAAGTTACCGATAACTGGTTTTCTATCATTAACAGTGTAGCCAAGAAAAACTTTATAGTCATCATTGGTCATTCCTTGAGGGAAGCCATAGTAGCCTGTTGCTCCACCTGCTGCAGTACCGTTGTACTTGACACCAGTGGTGAATAAATATCCGATTCTTGAATCTGTAACTCCACTGGTAATTTTTGATGGATCACCTTGTAATGATTTTACAGCATGATCTGAAGCTGTCATCAATTGGTATGCTTGAGTATCAACTGCTCCCGCATATGTAAGTCTACCAAAGTTTAAATACAAAGGGTTTTGAGTATCTGCAGAAGCATTACTGTAACCTGGATTAATAGTAACGTCACCAGAAATATAGGAAGCACCTGCAAGAGCGCTAATAATTTGATTTCTTAGTGCGATACCATCGGCGTTAGTAGTATTTGCAAGGTGAATTGCATATTTCAACATTACCGTGTTACAGAATTCGTTCCACTTCACCATATTTCCTTTGAAAATTGGATCAGAAGTAGCTTCTACTTTAAAAGCTGCGGTTGCAGGAGTACTGGCAATTAGAGCTCTTGCTTCAAGAAGTTCAGCAACTAAAGCTTTGTAAATATCAACATCTTTGTCGTATTTTGGAGTTGGATTATCAGACTCTTTGAAAGCTTCAGAAAAAGGAATATTACCATAAAGATCAACTAAAATCTGCATGTAATAGGCCTTTTGAATTTTTGCTATTGCTACATAGTTTGGAGCCGTAGCGCCAAAGTCAATAATTCTTTGAAATCTTGTAACCGCTTTGTACGTATCCGTAAATATAGTTTGACGGTATGTAGTTGTGATATCCAAGTTAGATTCCGTAGTAAACGGATTTCCAAATGTGGCGAAATTTCCTGACCAAGCGTTGGTCCATGCATTTCCTAATCCGTTCATCGTTCCAGCTTGAACTGCGTATGCAGTAACAGAAGCTCCCGATAATCTCAAGCCTGGCGTAGCCTGGTCTGCCAAGACTTTGTTTGGGTTTAAATTATCATCTAATCGGCAAGAAACTAATGCTAGACCAACAAATGATAATAAAATATATTTTTTCATATTGTTAAATTAAAAATTAAAAATTAAATATTAGAACTTAAGGTTTAGCGTTGCGCCATAAACTTTCGTACTAGGGTACTGCGTACGATTAGCAACACCTCTTGCATTACCTGAATAATAACTGGATTCTGGATCTGCGTAATCTAAGTTATTATCTGCGAATTTTTTGAAAGGATTTCTTGCATGTAATCCAAATGTAATCTCTTCCAATCCGTATGGTTTAACCAAGGTCTTAGGTATACTGTATGATAAAGATATTTCTCTAATTTTAAATGCTTGACCGTCAGTTAGAAGATTTTCTCCGTAGGTAGAGAAAATACTACTGTAGTAGGTAAGTAGAGAACCGTAGCTTGTACCACCGGTATAAACAGTTGTGTTTGGTTTGTATCCACCCGCTCCGTCAGAAATTACTGAGTTTTCCATAATGAATCCACCGTTTTCACGAACAACTTCACCAGAGTCATATAATGATCCGTTAAATGCTAATCCACTCTTAACGTCTGCTATGAATTTAGCTCCGTATCTATAATCGGCAACTGCTCCAAGTTTGAATCCTTTAAATGAAACATTGGTGCTGAAATTATAAATACTTTTTGGCGCTGCACTTCCAGCATTCTCTAGAGAAGAAGTAAGTAGAGGGTTACCATTTGCAGCATTGATAATAACTCTACCTTGGTCATCTCTTTGCATTTTTGATACTTTGATCAATGGGAAAACCGATCCTTTTTGTGCATAAATACCCCAAGTTGTACCAGCAACTAAAGCGATCTCATTTACACCCTCCATAATTTCCTGAACAATGGATTCGTTGTAAGAATAACCTGCATTAATCTCCCATTTGAAATCAGAAGTCTTAATTGGTACTAATCCTAAATTGATTTCAGCACCTTTTGACTGCATTTTTGCGATATTAATTTTCTTTGTATTAATCCCTGCAGCTGAAGAGCTTGTTTGATTGGTAATCAAATCTTTAGTGTCCTGCTGATAGATAGATCCACTAACTCTAACTCTGTCTTTTAAAAATCCTAAATCAAGATTTACCTCGCTGGTAGTAATAAACTCTGGACGGATGTTTGGATCTGTCTGAACCATACTGTTTCTGTAAGAGTTTACGCCACCGAATGGATATCCTGCTACAACTTCAGTTGTTTTATTGATGTCATACCATCCTATGGTGTTAGAGTTTCCTACTTTAGTCCAGTTTCCTGAGATTTTCATGTAATTTACAAGATCTCCTCCAAAATTGAACGCTTTAGTTGGAACAAATGAAACTCCTACAGATGGGTAAAAATAAGAGTTGTTTTCCACAGGTAATTGTGAAGCCCACTCATTTCTACCGGTTGCATTTAAGAAAAGGAAATTCTTATATGCTAAATCTAAATTTGCAAAAACCGCATGAGAATTCCTTCTATAGCTTTCATTTATTAATGCAGACGCAGATAGGGGTTGAGTAACATTGGTCATTACATAAACTCCTGGTACAGCTAGATTGGCTCCACCATTTTGCATGATTGATAATCTGTGTTCCTGATAGTTATGACCAAGATTTAATTTAAGGTTTACATCGCTTGTTAAATCGTAATCAAAGTTTAACAATAAATCACCATAGTAATCAAAACTGTTTCTGTCATCTACAAATAATGCAGAAGTTACATTTTTCAACTGTGATGCAGCAGCGCCATTATATTTTGCTTTTGACCAAGCATCTCTGTGACTGGTGTTTTTAGAAAAAGTCCCTTGTAAGTTACCTGTATATTTAACATTTACGTGTTCGTTAATATCATAACCAGCACCAAGATTTGCACTATAGTAATCTCTTGTATAATCCTGTCTTACATGTTTCATTCTCCAGTACGGGTTCTGGTAGTAGATATTGTACGTATAAGCAGTTTCTTCCGAGATACCTTTGTAAGCTGTAATAGGAATGTCTGGTGCAGATTGTAATAAACCCCAATACAATGAATCATTAGTAGTTTCATCATACATACTAGTTGTTTGGGAAAAATCGGTTCTGATATAATTCAGACCCCCGTCAAAAGTGAATTTGTTTACTTTCGCACCTCCTTTGAATAAGAATGAAGTCTTATTAGATTTATCTCCATCAATAACAAAGTCACGCTTGGTATTGTTCAAACTCAATAGCGCGTATTTTCCTTCGCTTCCTGCATTTAAAGTAATACTGTTGCTTAAAGTTGTACCCATTTGAAAGAAGTTTTTCACTTCGTTCGGTCTTGCGATATAAGGAGCAACAATTGCAGCTGGGTTATCGCCTGTTGTAGGTAAACCTGCATCCCATCCAATACCATCTAGAGTGATGAATCCGTCACCATTGTAATCATACAAGGGAACACCATAAGCGGTAATACTACCGTCAAAAGCTGGTCCCCAAGCACCATTTTCATACTGATCTCTGGCTTTGTCCCAGCCTTGACCATATTTCATTTGTCTCTTTGGAACAAAGGCTACTGATTCAAAATCAACAGTTCCGTCGTAACTTACGGATAGCTTATTTTTCGCACCTTTCTTGGTACTTACTATAATTACACCATTCACACCGTCAGCACCGTATAAAGCAGCACCTTGTGCTCCTTTGATTACGTTAATCGATTCGATTAAATCAGGTGGAAGAGATCCAAGTACAGTAGCAGAAGAGATTACATTGTCTATAACCACTAATGCGTCGTTGTTACCTGAAATACTACGCAGACCTCTCAATTGAATTGAGTTGTTACTGTTTACTGAACTGTTGTTTAGGTTAATCTGTAAACCAGCTACCTTACCTGTTAAGGCTTGAACAGCATTCGAGTTTCCAGCTTGATTCAGTTCTTCAGCGGAGACTACCTGTTGTGATGATGTTACCGCGTCGGCTGTTTTCTTAATGCCTAAAGCGCCGGTAATTATAACTTCACCGATGTTTTGCGTTCTAATCGTGTCTTTTTTCTGTGCATTTACCAAAGCAAATGACGCAGTCAAAACTACAGCTAAAACGCTTGTTGTTAGTTTCTTCATATCAAATTAAATTTTTTCATTACAACAAAAGTGCAAACTTTTTGTAATATGACCAAACATTTTGTTAATTAATTCTTAAAAATTTTATAGTTTTACACTTATATTAGATTTAATGGAATTATTGAAAACCTTCTCCGGAAGTTATTTAGAAGCTGGATGTGATGAAGTTGGCAGAGGTTGTCTCTGTGGACCAGTAGTAGCTGCAGCGGTTATTCTCGATGAAAATTTTAACCAAAATTTGGTTAACGATTCTAAAAAATTAACATTTAAGACCCGCATGGCGCTCGATGATTATATTAAAGAAAATGTGAAAGATTTTGCCATTGCAGAGCTTTCTCCAGCCTTTATTGATGAGCATAATATCTTAAATGCAAGTATTCACGCGATGCATTTGGCTTTAGATCAACTGAAAATACGTCCGGAACTTCTTTTAATAGATGGAAACCGGTTTCATCCTTATCAGTTGATTGCACATCAATGTATTGTAAAAGGTGATTCTAAGATTCTTTCTATCGCGTGCGCTTCTATTTTAGCAAAAAATTACCGCGATCAACTGATGATTGAGCTGCATGAAGAATTTCCAGAATATGGGTGGAACAAAAATATGGGATATGCGACCAAACAACACCGGGAAGCCTTAATCAAATTTGGGCCTACGATTCATCACCGGAAATCTTTCAGGCTGGATTACGGCATAAGTTGAAATTAGGAAACAGGCAGTTGGGGGTTACCTTTTTTATCCATACTTACGGACTTAACTTTTTATACGTATGAAATGAATTGTTCGTACAGACGAAAAAAAATTTCGTACGTACGAACGATGCCTCTTTTATGGGCAGGGATTAAAGGAAAAGAAGCCGTCTCAAAATAAAATTTGAGGCGGTTTTTAATTTTCTTTTTTAAGACGTTAAATTTTTAGATGATAATGTGGTTTTTCAGAATAGTCTAAAAAAGTGCTCCATTTAAGCACTTTTCTTTCTTAGATTATGTGCTAAAGCGTGTAATCCGAACTCCAGTTCTGCTTTTTCTATTCCGATGTGCGTAAAACGCTTGAAGTTCCGGTTGGATTTGATATGCGCGAATACAGGCTCTACATCGGCAGTGCGTTGTCTGCGTTTTATTTCACCTAGTTCACTTAAGAGATTTTCCCGAACTCTGTCCTTATGCCGTTCTAAATTTTGGTTCCGTTCTATTACTCTGTTTCCCTGGGCTTTATGGCAAGTCCCTCGCAGCGGGCAACCATTGCAGTTTTGAGCTTGGTAAAGTGAGCTTGTCTGAGCATAGCCGCTTTTGGTTTTTCGATTTCGGTTGGTGATTTTGTTCATTGGTTGTCCCATCGGACAGATGTATTGATCTTTCTCTTCGTTATAATAGAGTTTATCGCGATGGAAGTCCTCGTTGATTTTCTTTCTTTTCGATTTTAAAATCCCCTGTTCCTTATCGAAGGTGTTGTATTTTACGAAGGTTTCTATATTTTTTTCTTCCAGAAAATCATAGTTTTCTTCACTGCCGTAACCTGCATCAGCGGTGAGTTCTTCCGGTAAAAACTGATAAAGATCTTCAAAAGTATTAAGGTGTGGTTTGAGCGTATTTAAATCGTTGGTGGTTTGGTGCAAACTATAATGAATGACGAACTGGGATTCGGAACTTACCTGCACATTGTAGGCGGGTTTAAGCTGCCCATTCTGCATATGATCATCTTTCATGCGCATAAAGGTAGCGTCGGGATCGGTCTTGCTGTAGCTGCCACGACCTGCTAAAAGTTTTTCCTGCTCCTCGTATTTATCCAGGTTCTGAGAAAAATTCTTTTGAATGTATCTCAGTTTTGCCTTTGCTTTAGTAGAAGCCTTCGGGTTTTTGCTGATAATCTCTTCTATTTTCTTGGCGGTCTTCTCTATTTTATCTTTATCGATGGTTTTAAACTCCGGTGGCGTAGGATCGCTGTCTTCTTCATCAGCAATGCTTTGAGCATAGTTCCACATTTGCTCAAGTTGCTCTGCCATCTTTTCTTTTCTGGTTTTAATGGCATTGCCCCAAACAAAGGTGTACCTCCCGGCAATAGACTCTATCTTGGTGCCATCGGTAAAAACTTCTTTCAAACTAACGAGTCCTTCCTCGGCTAATAACAGGACGACCTGTTTAAAAATATCTTTGAAAATAGTCTTGAGTTTCTTGCTCCGAAAACGGGCAATAGTATTATGGTCTGCAACCTGTTGAGCCGATAGCCACATGAAATTAATATTCTCGCGCATCGCTTTTTCGATCTTCCTGCTGGAATACGTATTATCCATATAAGCGTAAACCATCACCTTAAGCATCATCTTGGGATGAAAGCTTGGTTTGCCATCTTTGCTGTATTCTTCAATGAGCAATTTCAGATCCAGTTGCTCAATTATTCCATTGACAATCCGAACCGGATGACTCTCAGGAATCAACTCTTCGATTGATGGCGGGAATAACCAGTTTTGTTGTTGGTTATAATCCTTAAATTTAATATTCATGTCATTGATTATCAATACTTAAAGATAATAAAATCTAATAATTTCACCAAAAAAAATGTAGAAAAAAAACAAAAAAAACCGTCTC
Encoded here:
- the argS gene encoding arginine--tRNA ligase — encoded protein: MNIKEIIQNKVAEIIETVFQINDVNQRNNITLDVQQNKSEFEGDFTIVTFPLVKILKRSPDTIAMELGDAFTTQSDFVESYNVVKGFLNLKIKNNFFLENFHSVEENFDKKEAKNQTVMVEYSSPNTNKPLHLGHIRNNLLGYSVAQILKEDGYHVIKTQIINDRGIHICKSMLAWQKSGTNETPESTHLKGDKLVGNYYVAFDKEYKKEIAELVEKGYEEEVAKKQAPIILEAQKMLLDWEKGDETVKNLWSEMNSWVYAGFSQTYKRLGVDFDQVQYESDTYLLGKDLIQEGLNKGVLYKKEDGSVWCDLSEEGLDHKLLLRGDGTSVYMTQDLGTAVQRFKENSIQKLIYTVGNEQDYHFDVLFKILKKLGYDWAENLFHLSYGMVELPAGKMKSREGTVVDADDLMQEMYDTAKEKAQELGKLETLSDDEKEKSYETVGLGALKYFMLKVDPKKKMLFNPAESIDFAGNTGPFIQYTYARIQSLLAKADYKKTTVSDYELNVSEKELVMNLSNFKEVVSRAAETLSPALVANYVYDVVKSYNSFYQNNPILNQEDENAKNFRLELSELTGKTIKKGLELLGIGTVNRM
- a CDS encoding SusD/RagB family nutrient-binding outer membrane lipoprotein — its product is MKKYILLSFVGLALVSCRLDDNLNPNKVLADQATPGLRLSGASVTAYAVQAGTMNGLGNAWTNAWSGNFATFGNPFTTESNLDITTTYRQTIFTDTYKAVTRFQRIIDFGATAPNYVAIAKIQKAYYMQILVDLYGNIPFSEAFKESDNPTPKYDKDVDIYKALVAELLEARALIASTPATAAFKVEATSDPIFKGNMVKWNEFCNTVMLKYAIHLANTTNADGIALRNQIISALAGASYISGDVTINPGYSNASADTQNPLYLNFGRLTYAGAVDTQAYQLMTASDHAVKSLQGDPSKITSGVTDSRIGYLFTTGVKYNGTAAGGATGYYGFPQGMTNDDYKVFLGYTVNDRKPVIGNFSFLGGNFVPASGASANGFLMLRSESEFLQAEAALRGYAGFAGDQAHFEQGIRYSFIFDYTQVDPAAANTTAANAAATAYIASAAAKVKVGWAGTVDNKIAAIQYQRWVALMNYNGIESYINYLRTGYPETPLATTTVKANKPWRLLYPSAEYSSNSANVPVVSQAEVFTKNATTPFIYK
- a CDS encoding SusC/RagA family TonB-linked outer membrane protein, which produces MKKLTTSVLAVVLTASFALVNAQKKDTIRTQNIGEVIITGALGIKKTADAVTSSQQVVSAEELNQAGNSNAVQALTGKVAGLQINLNNSSVNSNNSIQLRGLRSISGNNDALVVIDNVISSATVLGSLPPDLIESINVIKGAQGAALYGADGVNGVIIVSTKKGAKNKLSVSYDGTVDFESVAFVPKRQMKYGQGWDKARDQYENGAWGPAFDGSITAYGVPLYDYNGDGFITLDGIGWDAGLPTTGDNPAAIVAPYIARPNEVKNFFQMGTTLSNSITLNAGSEGKYALLSLNNTKRDFVIDGDKSNKTSFLFKGGAKVNKFTFDGGLNYIRTDFSQTTSMYDETTNDSLYWGLLQSAPDIPITAYKGISEETAYTYNIYYQNPYWRMKHVRQDYTRDYYSANLGAGYDINEHVNVKYTGNLQGTFSKNTSHRDAWSKAKYNGAAASQLKNVTSALFVDDRNSFDYYGDLLLNFDYDLTSDVNLKLNLGHNYQEHRLSIMQNGGANLAVPGVYVMTNVTQPLSASALINESYRRNSHAVFANLDLAYKNFLFLNATGRNEWASQLPVENNSYFYPSVGVSFVPTKAFNFGGDLVNYMKISGNWTKVGNSNTIGWYDINKTTEVVAGYPFGGVNSYRNSMVQTDPNIRPEFITTSEVNLDLGFLKDRVRVSGSIYQQDTKDLITNQTSSSAAGINTKKINIAKMQSKGAEINLGLVPIKTSDFKWEINAGYSYNESIVQEIMEGVNEIALVAGTTWGIYAQKGSVFPLIKVSKMQRDDQGRVIINAANGNPLLTSSLENAGSAAPKSIYNFSTNVSFKGFKLGAVADYRYGAKFIADVKSGLAFNGSLYDSGEVVRENGGFIMENSVISDGAGGYKPNTTVYTGGTSYGSLLTYYSSIFSTYGENLLTDGQAFKIREISLSYSIPKTLVKPYGLEEITFGLHARNPFKKFADNNLDYADPESSYYSGNARGVANRTQYPSTKVYGATLNLKF
- a CDS encoding ribonuclease HII, coding for MELLKTFSGSYLEAGCDEVGRGCLCGPVVAAAVILDENFNQNLVNDSKKLTFKTRMALDDYIKENVKDFAIAELSPAFIDEHNILNASIHAMHLALDQLKIRPELLLIDGNRFHPYQLIAHQCIVKGDSKILSIACASILAKNYRDQLMIELHEEFPEYGWNKNMGYATKQHREALIKFGPTIHHRKSFRLDYGIS
- a CDS encoding IS1182 family transposase; the protein is MNDMNIKFKDYNQQQNWLFPPSIEELIPESHPVRIVNGIIEQLDLKLLIEEYSKDGKPSFHPKMMLKVMVYAYMDNTYSSRKIEKAMRENINFMWLSAQQVADHNTIARFRSKKLKTIFKDIFKQVVLLLAEEGLVSLKEVFTDGTKIESIAGRYTFVWGNAIKTRKEKMAEQLEQMWNYAQSIADEEDSDPTPPEFKTIDKDKIEKTAKKIEEIISKNPKASTKAKAKLRYIQKNFSQNLDKYEEQEKLLAGRGSYSKTDPDATFMRMKDDHMQNGQLKPAYNVQVSSESQFVIHYSLHQTTNDLNTLKPHLNTFEDLYQFLPEELTADAGYGSEENYDFLEEKNIETFVKYNTFDKEQGILKSKRKKINEDFHRDKLYYNEEKDQYICPMGQPMNKITNRNRKTKSGYAQTSSLYQAQNCNGCPLRGTCHKAQGNRVIERNQNLERHKDRVRENLLSELGEIKRRQRTADVEPVFAHIKSNRNFKRFTHIGIEKAELEFGLHALAHNLRKKSA